TCTCGCTGCACCAGCAATTCCCCGACCTGCCGCTGATGATCACCGAGAACGGGGCCGCCTTCGACGATGAGGTGCGCAACGGGCGCGTGCACGATGAACGGCGGGTCGACTACCTGGTGCGTCACTTCAGCGCCGCGCATCGGGCGATGCAGCAGGGCGTCGACCTGCGGGGCTACCTGGTCTGGTCGTTGTTTGACAACTTCGAGTGGGCGTACGGCTACTCGCGCCGATTCGGCATCGTGCACGTGGACTACCGCTCGCAGGAGCGCACCGTGAAAGACAGCGGCATGTGGCTGGCCAAGGTGATCGAGACACGACGGATCCCGGCGCCCCGGTAGCGTTGGCGCATGACGCAGAGCGAACGGCGGGCGCGGAAGGTTTCGCGACGCTGGCCGCTGATCAGCGGACTCGTCGCGGTGCTGCTTGTGATCGCCGGCGGAGCGCTGGTCGCCGCCCGAACGTCGAACTTGATCGACGACGAGTGGATGGAGGAAATCCTCGAGCATCGGAACCCGATCTGGGACGTTCCCTCGCTGGTGATGAACTTTCTCGGCGGCGGGCTCTTCGCCGCAATCATCGTGCCGGTTGGCACCATCGTGGCGCTCTGCCTGGTCCGCCGATTCTGGGGGGCGCTGTACTACGGTGTGGCGGCCGGGGTGAGCGTGGCGCTGGTGCAGTTGCTCAAGGAGATCTTTGGCCGAGCCCGACCTCTCGACATGCTGGTGACCTCCGACTACGGTTCATTCCCCTCGGGGCATGTAGCGAACGCGGCGACCATGGCGGTGTCGCTTGGCTTCATTTTCGCGCGCACCTGGGTGTGGTTCGCGGGCGCGGTGTACACCGTGTTGATGCTGCTGAGCCGCACCTATCTGGGTGCCCACTGGCTGAGTGACACGGTGGGTGGGCTGCTGCTCGGGGCCGCGGTCGCGGTGATCGTGTGGGCCCCGTTGGCCGCCAAGCTGCAGCAGGAAGCCGCGGGCCGAAGACACCGGTGACGGGGCTGCGCTCGCGCGGCCACGCGGCCGTGCTCTGGCGCGGCATTCCGACCGTGCTCTGGCGCGGCCATTGCGCCGCCGGTAGCGTCGCGGCATGCGGATACTTCTGGTGGGTGCGGGTGGCGTCGGCGACGCGATTGCCAAGATTGCGGCGCGACGCGACTTCTTCGAGGTGATGGTTGTCAGCGACTACGACCTGGCCCGGGCCGAGCGCACCATCGCCTGGGTTGAGGCTCGCCACGGCGCACAGCACGGCCGCTTCGTGGCGGCGAGGATTGATGCCTCCGACCCTGACAGCGTGGAAGCGGTGGCCCGGGCGCACCAGGCGACCCACGTGGTGAACGCGGTGGAGCCGAAGTTCGTGCCGACCATTTTCGCGGGAGCACTCGCCGCGGACGCCGACTACCTCGACATGGCGATGAGCCTGTCTGAACCGCACCGCACCGATCCGTACGCCCAGACCGGGATCAAGCTGGGCGACGACCAGTTCGAGCAGGCTCCGGACTGGGAAAAGGCCGGCCGGCTCGCGCTGCTCGGGATGGGCGTCGAGCCGGGGCTCAGCGACGTCTTCGCCCGGTACGCGGCCGACCATCTGTTCGGCGAGATCGACGAACTGGGCACGCGGGACGGCGCGAACCTGGTGGTGCGCGATGAGATGGGTGCCGAGATCTTCGCCCCGTCCTTCAGCATCTGGACCACAATCGAGGAGTGCCTGAACCCACCCGTGGTGTGGGAGAAGGACCGCGGCTGGTACACGACACCGCCGTTCTCCGAACCCGAGGTATTCGAGTTTCCGGAGGGCATCGGCCCGGTGGAGTGCGTGAACGTGGAACACGAGGAGGTGCTGCTGATGCCTCGCGTGCTCAACGCGAACCGGGTCACCTTCAAGTACGGCCTCGGTGACGAGTTCATCGGGATCCTGAAGACCCTGCATCAGCTCGGGCTCGACTCCACCACGCCGATCCGAGTGCGCTCGGCGAACGGCCCGGTCGAGGTGGCACCGCGCGACCTGGTCGCCGCCGCGTTGCCTGACCCCGCCACCATCGGCCCGCGGATGACCGGCAAGACCTGTGCCGGCGTCTGGGTGACGGGGCGTGATCCGCAGGGTGAGCCGCGCGAGGTGTACCTCTATCACGTCAGCGACAACGAGTGGACGATGGCCGAGTACGAGGCGCAGTGCGTGGTGTGGCAGACCGCCCTGAACCCGGTGATCGCGCTCGAACTGCTGGCCGGCGGCGTGTGGTCGGGCATCGGAGTGCTCGGCCCGGAGGCGTTCGACGCCGATCCATACCTCGAGCTGATGGCCCGCCCGGTCGCGAACGGCGGCTACGGCCAGCCCTGGGGTATAGAGGACCGGCTGGCGCGGTAATCGCTCGCCTTCGTCGAGCTCAGCCACCGCGGCGGTCGAGCGCCGCATAACTCGCGAGCGCCGTGGGCATTGCCGCGGCGCTCGTGAATTTCCCCGGCGCTCATCGTGTCACGTCGGTAGGGTGAGCCCATGACGGATGCGGCAGCCGCAGTCGAGGCGGCAAAGAAGGCGCTCGAAGAAGCGCAGCAGGCGTTGAAAGCGGCCGAGGATGCGGCTAAGACACCGACGGATGCGGCCACGGCCACGCCAACGGATGCCGCGGTACCTGAGTCGTCCGCGACATCCGGTCCCCTCTCTGCGGAGCAGATCGACACCATCCAAGCCGGTTACGCCTTCGCCGCCCCCGCGCTGGAAATGGGTGCGCTCGTCAATGGCGAACCGCTCGCGGACGTGCCGGTACGTATCCCGATCGCGATGACCAACCGCCACGGTCTGGTCGCCGGTGCCACCGGAACCGGCAAGACCAAGACGCTGCAGGTGCTCGCCGAGCAGCTCAGCGCCAACGGTGTTCCGGTGTTCGCGGCAGATATCAAGGGCGACCTCTCCGGGATCGCGACACCGGGGCAACCCAATCCGAAGCTGACCGCGCGTACCGCCAGCATCGGCCAGGACTGGGCACCGGCCGCGGCCCCGACCGAGTTCTACTCCCTAGGCGGCATCGGCGCCGGCATCCCGATTCGCGCCACGATCTCCAGCTTCGGTCCGCTGCTGCTGAGCAAGGTGCTCGGGCTGAACGAAACACAGGAGTCGAGTCTCGGCCTTGTCTTCCACTACGCCGACCAGGCCGGGCTGCCGCTGCTCGATCTCGCCGACCTCCGCAGCGTGCTCAGCTTCCTCACCAGTGACGACGGCAAGGCCGAGCTGAAGAACCTCGGCGGGCTGTCCAGTGCGACCGTTGGCGTGATCCTGCGCGAGCTGATCACCTTCGCCGACCAGGGCGCCGACGTGTTCTTCGGTGAGCCCGAGATCGACACCGCGCAGTTCCTGCGCACCGCCGCCGACGGCCGCGGCATCGTCAGCCTGCTCGAGGTGCCGAGCGTGCGCGATCAGCCGGCGCTGTTCTCCACCTTTCTGATGTGGCTGCTCGCCGACCTGTTCAACGACCTGCCCGAGGTCGGCGACACCGACAAGCCCAAGCTGGTGTTCTTCTTCGACGAGGCGCACCTGCTGTTCTCGGGCGCCTCGAAGGACTTCATCGCCTCGATCGTGCAGACCGTGCGGCTGATCCGGTCGAAGGGCGTCGGCATCTTCTTCGTCACCCAGACGCCGAAGGACGTGCCGAACGACGTGCTCGCTCAGCTCGGCAGTCGGGTGCAGCACCAACTGCGGGCGCACACTCCGGATGACGCGAAGGCTTTGCGCGCCACCGTGTCGACCTACCCGACCAGCGGGTACGACCTCGGTGAGGTGCTCACGTCGCTCGCGACCGGTGAGGCGATCGTCACGGTGATGAACGAGAAGGGCGCGCCGAGCCCGGTGGCCTGGACGCGGCTGCGGGCGCCGCAAGGCTCGATGGAGCCGACGGATGCCGCGACCATCGCCGCAACCGTGAACGCGAGTCCGCTGCTGGCCGAGTACGGCACGGCGATCGACCGGGAGTCGGCGCGCGAGATCCTCGCGGCGCGGATGAACGCGGCCGCAGAAGCGGATGCCGCGGAGGAAGCCCGGGAGCAGGCCGAGAAGTCGGCGGCCGCCGAGGCTCAAGCGCGGGCGAAGGCGCAGGCCGACTACGAGAAAGCGCAACGCGAATGGGAGCGGGCCGAGAAGCGCACGACATCCCGAACCTCAACGACGCGGCGCACCACCAGCCGTCCGTCGAACCCGGTCGGCGACGTGCTCGGCTCGCAGCTCGGCAAGACGATGGTGCGCGAGGTGCTCCGGGGCATCTTCGGCACCCTGAAGCGGCGGTGACGCCCCCCCGCGCAGGGTCTGGCCGATCGAGCGCGGCGAAAACGGCCGAGCGCGCCAGCCGCGGCGGCAACGGTGGGCCGATTAGGCCGCGCTCGCGGTGAGGAAGGAATGTGGCGGAGAATGGGGGATTCGAACCCCCGAGGGCTTGCACCCAACACGCTTTCCAAGCGTGCGCCATAGGCCACTAGGCGAATTCTCCGGGCGGCCTGCGTACAGGCCTCCCGAAATCTTACAGGCTTTCGAATGGCTGCTTGTACCCAGGCGTGGCATCCACGACTCACTCAGTTGGTGTCGCGGCCAGTGAACTCTCGTAGGGTCGTGTCGCTTGCTGGCGTGCTGTCGTCGACGAGCAGATGGCACCAGGCGTCGGTGAGCGTCTGCAGGCAGATCTCGCGCGGAACCACCCAGCCGACGCGGAACCAGCGGCGCGAGAGGTACTCGAACTGACCGAACGCCAGAATGCAGCGGATTCTGCGGGTGTGCTGCTCGAACCGCCCGGCACGATCGAGGCCGGATTCCATCGCCTCCGCCACGTGCTCGAACCATTTCTCGATGGCGGCGGCTACCTCAGGCTCGCCTGATGCCTGGTCGGCCGCCATCAGGTAGGGGCGGATCACCGGCCACTGGTCGAACTTGCTGTTCAGCCACTGCTCGACCTGGTCGCGGCGCCCCAGCTCGACCACTACATCGAGTGGCGGGTCGTCGATCGCGGTGAGGATCGCGTCAACCTCGGTAATCAGCTCGCTCATCAGCTGCGACTTCGAGGAGAAGTGCAGGTAGAACGTGGTGCGGGTGGTGCCCGCGGTGCCGGCGATGTCGTCGATGGTCGTGGGGGCATAGCCCTTGGACTGGAACAGCTCGAGCGCGGTCTCCATCAGGAGCTTGCGGGTCTGCTGTTTGTGGAGGTCGCGAAGGGTGGCCATGAGGTCAGGGTAGACGAACAGTCGCCGTGCATGCTCAGTTTCGTTACGGTCATTTCACGAGACACTGTGTCGCGTGAATGAGACCGACAGAATAGAACGCCCACGAATGGAGAACATTGTGACGAAGCCCCTGCTGCAGATCATCATCGGCAGCACCCGCCCGGGTCGCGCCGGAGGCGCCGTCGCGGAATGGTTCGCTGAGCGGGCGCGTGACGACGACCGCTTCGAGATCGAGGTCCTCGACCTCGCCGAGGTCGGCCTGCCGCTGATGGACGAACCCCACCACCCGCGTCTGCGCGCCTACCAGCACGAGCACACCAAGGCGTGGAGCGCCACGATCGAGCGGGGGGATGCCTATGTCTTCGTCATCCCGGAGTACAACTACGCGCTGAATGCGGCGACGAAGAACGCCATCGACTACCTGTCCACCGAGTGGGCGCGCAAGGCGCTCGGCATCGTCAGTTACGGCGGAATCTCTGGCGGCCTGCGTGCCGCCCAGATGCTGAAGCAGGTCGGCTCGGCGCTGAAGATGGCGACGCTGCCCGACACCGTGATCATCCCCATGATCGGCGCGCTGCGCGACGAGGACGGCCGGTTCGTCCCCACGCCGATCATCGAAGACTCGGCGACGATCCTGCTCGACCAGCTCGACGAGATGACCGCTGCCCTGCAGCCGCTGCGCGACGGGTTGCTGGCTGCAAAGTCCTGACCGCTGGCCTGCCGACAGAAGCGACCCGCGTAGGCTGGACAGGTGGCAAAACGGATTTTCATCACGTCTGCCGAGGGGCAGACCGGCAAGTCGACTATCGCGCTTGGAGTGCTCGAAGCACTGAGCCGTGAAACCGGGCGGGTGGGGGTGTTCCGCCCGATTGCCCGATCCACAGAGCAACGCGACTACGTGCTCGAGCTCATGCTGTCTCACGACAGCGTCGACTTCGACTACGACGACTGCGTCGGCGTCAGCTACGAACAGGTGCACAGCGACCCGGATGTCGCGCTCGCCGACATCGTCAACCGGTTCGCGTTGATCGAGGAACGCTGTGACGCCGTCGTCATCCTCGGTTCCGACTACACCGACGTCGGCAGCCCCACCGAGCTGGCATTCAACGCCAGGGTCGCCGCGAACCTGGCGGCGCCGGTGCTGCTGGTGCTCGGCGGAAGACGCTCGAACGGCACCGGCGTGCGCACCCCCGAGGAGATGCGCCAGGTGGCCGAGGTCACTGCGGCGGAACTGCGTCACGAGCACGCCGAACTGCTCGCCATCATCGCCAACCGCAGCGACCCGGAGCGTCTTGCCGAGATTGTGACGGCCATCGAGACATCCGTCGACCGCAGCCACGACGGGCCGGTTCCGGTCTGGGCCATCCCCGAAGACCCGGTGCTGGTCGCGCCCACCGTGCGCTCGCTGCTCACCGAGACCGAGTCCGAGCTGCTGTTCGGAGACGAGACCCTGCTCGACCGCGAGGCGATGGGCGTGGTGATCGCCGGCATGTCGATGGAGAACGTGCTGCCGCGGCTGATCGAGAAATCCATCATCGTGATCGCCGGCGACCGGATGGACGCGCTGGTCGGAGCGTTGATGGCGCACACCTCCGGCACCTTCCCGAGCCTGTCCGGCGTCATCCTGAACGGCGGTTTTGCCATCTCACCGCAGATGAGACAGCTGATCACCGGGTCGGGAACCACGCTGCCGATCGCCCGAACCGGTCTCGGCACCTACGAGACCGCCCGCCGCATCACCGAAACCCGCGGCCGGCTGGCCGCGGAATCGCCGCGCAAGTACGCCACCGCGCTGGCGCTGTTCGAGGCGAACGTCGACGAGAAACGGCTGCTCGAGCGGCTGCAACTGACCCGCTCGCACGTGGTCACGCCGCTGATGTTCGAGCACGGGCTGGTCGAGCGGGCCAAGAGCCAGGTGAAGCACATCGTGCTGCCTGAGGGGCTGGATGACCGCATCCTGCACGCCGCCGGCATCCTGCTGCGCCGCGGCACGGTGCGCCTGACCATTCTCGGCGACCCGCAGGCGGTGCGCGCCCGCGCCACCGAACTCGGCATCGAGCTGAACGGTGCAGATATCGTCAGCCCGTTCGACCCCGA
This Salinibacterium sp. ZJ450 DNA region includes the following protein-coding sequences:
- a CDS encoding saccharopine dehydrogenase family protein yields the protein MRILLVGAGGVGDAIAKIAARRDFFEVMVVSDYDLARAERTIAWVEARHGAQHGRFVAARIDASDPDSVEAVARAHQATHVVNAVEPKFVPTIFAGALAADADYLDMAMSLSEPHRTDPYAQTGIKLGDDQFEQAPDWEKAGRLALLGMGVEPGLSDVFARYAADHLFGEIDELGTRDGANLVVRDEMGAEIFAPSFSIWTTIEECLNPPVVWEKDRGWYTTPPFSEPEVFEFPEGIGPVECVNVEHEEVLLMPRVLNANRVTFKYGLGDEFIGILKTLHQLGLDSTTPIRVRSANGPVEVAPRDLVAAALPDPATIGPRMTGKTCAGVWVTGRDPQGEPREVYLYHVSDNEWTMAEYEAQCVVWQTALNPVIALELLAGGVWSGIGVLGPEAFDADPYLELMARPVANGGYGQPWGIEDRLAR
- a CDS encoding helicase HerA-like domain-containing protein produces the protein MTDAAAAVEAAKKALEEAQQALKAAEDAAKTPTDAATATPTDAAVPESSATSGPLSAEQIDTIQAGYAFAAPALEMGALVNGEPLADVPVRIPIAMTNRHGLVAGATGTGKTKTLQVLAEQLSANGVPVFAADIKGDLSGIATPGQPNPKLTARTASIGQDWAPAAAPTEFYSLGGIGAGIPIRATISSFGPLLLSKVLGLNETQESSLGLVFHYADQAGLPLLDLADLRSVLSFLTSDDGKAELKNLGGLSSATVGVILRELITFADQGADVFFGEPEIDTAQFLRTAADGRGIVSLLEVPSVRDQPALFSTFLMWLLADLFNDLPEVGDTDKPKLVFFFDEAHLLFSGASKDFIASIVQTVRLIRSKGVGIFFVTQTPKDVPNDVLAQLGSRVQHQLRAHTPDDAKALRATVSTYPTSGYDLGEVLTSLATGEAIVTVMNEKGAPSPVAWTRLRAPQGSMEPTDAATIAATVNASPLLAEYGTAIDRESAREILAARMNAAAEADAAEEAREQAEKSAAAEAQARAKAQADYEKAQREWERAEKRTTSRTSTTRRTTSRPSNPVGDVLGSQLGKTMVREVLRGIFGTLKRR
- a CDS encoding NADPH-dependent FMN reductase, which translates into the protein MTKPLLQIIIGSTRPGRAGGAVAEWFAERARDDDRFEIEVLDLAEVGLPLMDEPHHPRLRAYQHEHTKAWSATIERGDAYVFVIPEYNYALNAATKNAIDYLSTEWARKALGIVSYGGISGGLRAAQMLKQVGSALKMATLPDTVIIPMIGALRDEDGRFVPTPIIEDSATILLDQLDEMTAALQPLRDGLLAAKS
- a CDS encoding phosphatase PAP2 family protein, which gives rise to MTQSERRARKVSRRWPLISGLVAVLLVIAGGALVAARTSNLIDDEWMEEILEHRNPIWDVPSLVMNFLGGGLFAAIIVPVGTIVALCLVRRFWGALYYGVAAGVSVALVQLLKEIFGRARPLDMLVTSDYGSFPSGHVANAATMAVSLGFIFARTWVWFAGAVYTVLMLLSRTYLGAHWLSDTVGGLLLGAAVAVIVWAPLAAKLQQEAAGRRHR
- a CDS encoding TetR/AcrR family transcriptional regulator → MATLRDLHKQQTRKLLMETALELFQSKGYAPTTIDDIAGTAGTTRTTFYLHFSSKSQLMSELITEVDAILTAIDDPPLDVVVELGRRDQVEQWLNSKFDQWPVIRPYLMAADQASGEPEVAAAIEKWFEHVAEAMESGLDRAGRFEQHTRRIRCILAFGQFEYLSRRWFRVGWVVPREICLQTLTDAWCHLLVDDSTPASDTTLREFTGRDTN
- the pta gene encoding phosphate acetyltransferase, with the translated sequence MAKRIFITSAEGQTGKSTIALGVLEALSRETGRVGVFRPIARSTEQRDYVLELMLSHDSVDFDYDDCVGVSYEQVHSDPDVALADIVNRFALIEERCDAVVILGSDYTDVGSPTELAFNARVAANLAAPVLLVLGGRRSNGTGVRTPEEMRQVAEVTAAELRHEHAELLAIIANRSDPERLAEIVTAIETSVDRSHDGPVPVWAIPEDPVLVAPTVRSLLTETESELLFGDETLLDREAMGVVIAGMSMENVLPRLIEKSIIVIAGDRMDALVGALMAHTSGTFPSLSGVILNGGFAISPQMRQLITGSGTTLPIARTGLGTYETARRITETRGRLAAESPRKYATALALFEANVDEKRLLERLQLTRSHVVTPLMFEHGLVERAKSQVKHIVLPEGLDDRILHAAGILLRRGTVRLTILGDPQAVRARATELGIELNGADIVSPFDPELRERFAAEYAKLRAHKGISSEMAADTVTDVSYFGTMMVQLGLADGMVSGAQHTTAHTIRPAFEIIKTKPGVNVVSSVFLMALADRVLVYGDCAIIPVPTAEQLADIAISSAETATQFGIEPRVAMLSYSTGDSGSGADVDKVRQATALVRERRPDLLVEGPIQYDAAADPTVAAAKMPDSKVAGRATVFIFPDLNTGNNTYKAVQRSAGAVAIGPVLQGLNKPINDLSRGALVRDIVNTVAITAIQAQGETA